One Arcobacter sp. FWKO B genomic window, CTGATAACTATTGCAAAAATAAAACTCCATTTCATTTCAGCAACTGTAGAGACCAGTTTATCTGCTGTTCCACTTATACCAATTTCTATTTCATTAGGAATCATATTTTGTTTTTTTAAACTAGGTATCAATTGATATTCAATAGTTTCCATAGCTTCTGATACTGTTATATTTGTAGGAGGTGTTACTTCAAGTGTAATTGTTTTTTTGCCATTTAGATGCCTTATTTCACTTATTCCAACAGTTTGTTCGAGTTTTGAAATTGTATCTAAAGAAACTAAACTACCTTTTGGAGTTGAAATCATTGCATTATACAAATGTTGTGGAGTTGGTATTAGTTCTTCGTCTGCTTTTAGAATCAAATCTATCTTTTTTTCATTTAATGCTTTAAAATCACCTATTTTTCTCCCACTTAATAATGTGTCTACAATAATACCAAACTCTAAACTACTAAAACCATTTTCTTTTAAAGATGTATAATCTGGTATTATTTTGACCTCTGGGAAAAGTAGCTCAATAGATGGTACAGGTCTTATTTGTGCTCCATTAAGTACTTCTTGTATACTCATAAACATCATCCCCCCTGTACTAGCAATTGTATTAATATCATTTCCACTGATATCAACATCAATACTTCTTCCTTTCCCAAGCCCAGTTTCAAATACACCAGCTTGTGTACTAATACCAAAAATGGCTGGAAATGAATTTATCCCTTGACGAAATAATGGTATCAATTCAGCTGCTCTTTGTTCTTCAGTACTCATAGCCCCAAGAATTATTAACTCTCCAGCACTTACAAAAAATAGTTTTTCAATAGGAGGAAAGCCATCTTTAGATTTATTTATATAAGGCATATATATTTCAAAAAGTTTTTGCCCAATCTCTTTTTTTTCACTTGAACTTAAACCTGGTGGTGGCACCATAATATTCATAATAAGATTTCTATTACCTTGTGGTAAGTACTCCATTTTTGGAAACATAGTAGATACAGTTATTATAGAAAAGAGTGTTAATGCTCCTATTGTAATAGCTCTATTAATATTTGTTTTAATACAAATATCTACTAAAAACATTATTCTATCTTTTATGACAAATCCAAAATCTCCAAGTTTACTTTTATTATGGCTAATTATATCTTTTTTTGTTTTGTTAGATATCAATGCCCAAAGTGTTGGGATTACACTAATAGATACAAAAAGAGAAAAACTCACAGCTGCAGTTACTGCTATTGCTATATCTTTAAAAAGTTGCCCCGCTTCATCTTGTAAGAAAATAATAGGTAAAAAAACAGCTATTGTGGTAAGTGCTGAAGCTATCAATGCACCCCAAACCTCATTTGTTCCATCATATGCTGATTGAAAAAGAGTTTTACCCATTTTTTTATGTCTATCAATATTTTCCAAAACTACTATAGCACTATCTAAAAGCATACCAACAGCAAAACTAATACCAGCTAATGAGATAGTATTTAAACTCCTATCCATCATATAAAGTATGATAAATGTTGAAATTATAGATATCGGTATTGCAATACCAACAATTGAAGTAGAAAGTGGACTTCTTAAAAAAAGCATTAACACTGCAATTGCTAAAATCCCACCAATTAGAATGTTAGTTTTTACTAAATCAATTGAACCCAATATATAAGGTCTTTGATCATATAGCCAATTTATATATAAACCTTTGTCCTTTAGAATATTTTCATTAATATTATTTATAACACTTTCAACCCTATTTGTTACATCAACAACATTGGCATTTGCAACTGCTCTAAAACCTATGACAATCCCTTTTTTGCCAACTTGATACACGATTTCTTTTTCATCATCATACCCAATCATAACTGTTGCTATATCTTTTAGCTTAATAGTATTGCCATTGTGATTTAAAATCACTCTTTCTTCAAGTTCTTCAACATTTGTGAAAGAAGCTGTGGTTCTTACACGATAAGTTCTTCTACCTATATCTGTTGTACCAGCGGCTATATCAATATTTTCATTTTGTAATATTTGTATCAAAGATGGAATAGTTATATTATATGAAGCAAGTTTTACAGGGTCAAGTATTATATGCATTTGACTTTTGGTACCACCTGCAACAAATAGCTCTGCAACTCCATCTATTCTTTCTAAATACTCTATAACATTGTTCTCAAAATATGTTCTATACTCTGAAATATCTTTTTTATCATCAATTGTTTGCAACATAGTCCAAATTATTGGTGAAGAATCAGCTCCACTTGTTTTTATTACAGGTTTTTCAACATTTTGTGGGTATGAACTAACTTCATTTAATTTATTGGTAACATCAATAACAGCTTCTTTTAAATCTGTTCCTAAAGTAAACTCCAAAGTAAGTGTGCCTATGTTATCTTTTGAACTACTCTCATACTTTACAAGATTTGGTGTTGATTTTAAAACTTTTTCCTGTTCTTCTATTATGTCTCTTTCTATCTCATAAGGAGTTGCACCTGGCCAAAGTGTAGTAACAGAAATTTGGGGTTTTACAACATTTGGAGTTAGTTGATAAGATAACTTTTGTAAAGCTGTAACACCAAAAAGAATTATTAAAATAACTCCAACTATAACAGTTACTGGCTTTAGAATTGAAGCTTTTATAATATCCATAAAAAAATCCTATTTTATTACAATTGGCTGATTTGGAAATACTCTTTCATTACCTTTAATAATTACTTGCATATTTTCAGTCAAACCAACCCCTTCAACAGCAACTAAATCATTTTGATAGCCAATTACATTGACTGGTATCATTTGTGCAAAACCATTATTATTAACAAAAACCACTTCTTGATTAAACCTAATTATGACACTATCTCTTGATAATAAAAAAGCATCTTTAGTTGATGTATTGGGTATTTTAATTACTGCTTTCATCCCTTCATATGCCTTTAAATTGGAACTATCTAATTTCACTTTAGCCATAAAAGTTCTACTTGACATATCTCCTTTTGGAATTATTGCAAAAATTTTTGCTTTATATTTTGTATTATCCAATACCAAATCATACTCTTTTGTCAAATCAATACTTCCATATAATCTACTTGGAAGGTTAAAAATAATTTCAATCATATCAGTATTTACTATAGTTGCTATTTTTGTCCCAATACCAACCCATTCCCCAATACTTCCTACTTTTTTATCAACAATTATCCCACTAAAAGGAGCCGTAATATTTTTGTATTTTTTATCAATCTCTAACTTTTCAAGTTCAGCCTCTATTGATATAATTTGATTTTCTTTAATAGTATATGCAAATTTTGTATCGTCATACAGTTTTTGATTAATTGTTTGTGTAAGCACTAAAGTCTCATATCTTTTTAAATCTTTTGCTATATTTTCCAATTCAATTTTTGCTATATTCAAACTAGCTTTCAATATTTTAATTGAAGTATCAAGAATATCACTATCAAGTTCAACTAATGATACCCCTTTTTTTATAAATTTGCCAGTTTCAATATTTTCTTTTCTTATAGCACCACTACTTTGTGATGCAATATCTGAACTTTGTAAAAAGTATACACTTCCACTAAATTCTTCTAACGGATTTATAATTCCCTTTTTTACTACACCAACTTCTACTAATGCCCCTTGAACTTGATTTGCCTGTAAAAGAGCTAAAAAACAAAAAAATATTAAGAACAACACACGATACATCTAAAATTATCCTTTATGGGTTTTTATTTAAAATATCTCTTTAAGATTATATATAAATAAAGCTTAAAGTAATATTTTCAGCAAAACTAAGTTTTTATCAAACTTAGTTTAGATAGAATTTTGTAAATATGCTAATTATATGGAGTAGTGTTTGCAAGTAGAAATAACAGATTTTAGAACATACGAATTGAGTGATACTAAATATATTCATCCTTATAGAATATCTTATGTTCAAAATGGAAAACGCAGAGAATGGGAAGCTGTAAAAAGTCATGATAGTGTTGCAATACTTTTATATCATGAACCAAGAGATTCATTTTTACTTGTAAAACAATTTCGTCCTCCTGTATATATGAATGATAAAACAAAACTGTTCACTTATGAATTATGTGCTGGAATAATGGATAAAAACAAAGATATTGCTATTATTGCAAAAGAAGAGATCGATGAAGAATGTGGATTTGATGTTCCAGTTGATAATTTAAGACAAATAACCTCTTTTTATAATAATGTAGGGGTAAGTGGTTCAAGACAACATCTTTTCTATGCAAGTATAGATGATAGTATGAAAATCCATGAAGGTGGTGGTGTTCATTCAGAAGAAATAGAACTTTTTTATTTGCCAGTTAAAGATGCAAAGCATTTTATGTATGATCAAACAAAAGCAAAGACTCCAGGGCTTATGTTTGCATTTTATTGGTTTTTTGATAGATTTGAAAGATAATAATTCAAAAACACAATAAAATCATATTAATTAGATAAAATGCTCTCTAATATTTAGGAGATGCTTTGGAAATATTTTTATTACTA contains:
- a CDS encoding efflux RND transporter permease subunit encodes the protein MDIIKASILKPVTVIVGVILIILFGVTALQKLSYQLTPNVVKPQISVTTLWPGATPYEIERDIIEEQEKVLKSTPNLVKYESSSKDNIGTLTLEFTLGTDLKEAVIDVTNKLNEVSSYPQNVEKPVIKTSGADSSPIIWTMLQTIDDKKDISEYRTYFENNVIEYLERIDGVAELFVAGGTKSQMHIILDPVKLASYNITIPSLIQILQNENIDIAAGTTDIGRRTYRVRTTASFTNVEELEERVILNHNGNTIKLKDIATVMIGYDDEKEIVYQVGKKGIVIGFRAVANANVVDVTNRVESVINNINENILKDKGLYINWLYDQRPYILGSIDLVKTNILIGGILAIAVLMLFLRSPLSTSIVGIAIPISIISTFIILYMMDRSLNTISLAGISFAVGMLLDSAIVVLENIDRHKKMGKTLFQSAYDGTNEVWGALIASALTTIAVFLPIIFLQDEAGQLFKDIAIAVTAAVSFSLFVSISVIPTLWALISNKTKKDIISHNKSKLGDFGFVIKDRIMFLVDICIKTNINRAITIGALTLFSIITVSTMFPKMEYLPQGNRNLIMNIMVPPPGLSSSEKKEIGQKLFEIYMPYINKSKDGFPPIEKLFFVSAGELIILGAMSTEEQRAAELIPLFRQGINSFPAIFGISTQAGVFETGLGKGRSIDVDISGNDINTIASTGGMMFMSIQEVLNGAQIRPVPSIELLFPEVKIIPDYTSLKENGFSSLEFGIIVDTLLSGRKIGDFKALNEKKIDLILKADEELIPTPQHLYNAMISTPKGSLVSLDTISKLEQTVGISEIRHLNGKKTITLEVTPPTNITVSEAMETIEYQLIPSLKKQNMIPNEIEIGISGTADKLVSTVAEMKWSFIFAIVISYLLMSALFSNFIYPFIILFTVPLATAGGFIGLKLTNIFIAPQPLDVLTLLGFIILVGIVVNNAILIVHQSLNNIRFQAMEHFEAVKTATRSRLRPIFMSSLTSVFGMLPLVLVPGPGAEFYRGIGSVITGGLALSTVFTIFIVPALLMFFIKMEKVGSKNE
- a CDS encoding efflux RND transporter periplasmic adaptor subunit, whose protein sequence is MYRVLFLIFFCFLALLQANQVQGALVEVGVVKKGIINPLEEFSGSVYFLQSSDIASQSSGAIRKENIETGKFIKKGVSLVELDSDILDTSIKILKASLNIAKIELENIAKDLKRYETLVLTQTINQKLYDDTKFAYTIKENQIISIEAELEKLEIDKKYKNITAPFSGIIVDKKVGSIGEWVGIGTKIATIVNTDMIEIIFNLPSRLYGSIDLTKEYDLVLDNTKYKAKIFAIIPKGDMSSRTFMAKVKLDSSNLKAYEGMKAVIKIPNTSTKDAFLLSRDSVIIRFNQEVVFVNNNGFAQMIPVNVIGYQNDLVAVEGVGLTENMQVIIKGNERVFPNQPIVIK
- a CDS encoding NUDIX domain-containing protein, which gives rise to MQVEITDFRTYELSDTKYIHPYRISYVQNGKRREWEAVKSHDSVAILLYHEPRDSFLLVKQFRPPVYMNDKTKLFTYELCAGIMDKNKDIAIIAKEEIDEECGFDVPVDNLRQITSFYNNVGVSGSRQHLFYASIDDSMKIHEGGGVHSEEIELFYLPVKDAKHFMYDQTKAKTPGLMFAFYWFFDRFER